The following coding sequences lie in one Apium graveolens cultivar Ventura chromosome 3, ASM990537v1, whole genome shotgun sequence genomic window:
- the LOC141713137 gene encoding histone deacetylase 5 isoform X1 codes for MESSESEKSESGSGVQNGRRVGLIYDDRMCKHFCPRQNDFHPENPIRIRSIWDMLQSAGIHNRCVIVDAKEADDKYLALVHTKKHIDLIKNISSQKSCSQRNRIASRFNSIYFNEGSSEAAYLAAGSVIEVAEKVAKGELDSAFAIVRPPGHHAEQHQPMGFCLYNNVGIATRFLLDERPELGIKKILIVDWDVHHGNGTQKMFWKDPRVLFFSVHRHDFGSFYPAGDDGSHNMTGEGPGAGYNINVPWENAQCGDADYLAVWDHILIPVAKEFSPDLVIVSAGFDAAINDPLGGCCVTPSGFSVMLKKLMEFAGGRIVMALEGGYNPVSIANSVLACVKVLLEDKNRSETSKNCPFDSTWQVIRLVREELCPYWPILAEKLPEKLNSRKAPQIQYHGSDSEEEYDDDDLHRVESEENEKVVEDVIEPLLKLKVDEQIRDNVSSASPPWRSKLSKVDVWYATFGSNMSRSRFLCYIEGGQTEGMRKKCSGSMDKSQPKETVWKTVPHRLFFGHDCTSTWGPGGVAFLHPESTEGDETHMCLYKITLEQFNDVLLQENTSSIDATSPLFDMSDLHSVTDKQFISVEALKTGWYHNVVYLGKEKDIPILTMTCPVSDIESFRTGKLPLCQPCEGYANTLVKGLTEMSDNPTHGSKRRKVARYPPPSAVGKEKLPLSKLTQELEEAKSEVMLEKINQEMAKRLLEQAKHEKYIVELKSTGEIASLKRKIEVLETELQQQRDRFKEALSNAKVDGYNECVKKAKEKGLRYKKLLLDPTYDPIDNQQENSLVPPSAEMLNHLDDVPDSTATVPTEKALFDLADPLSYISMIELLAKNNLKNQVVGVVSKKGDNATLKPTSSLLNIREKYKQLKDCKTELVRTKHAAFILGYKKCAERIGQGNVFDPSKHSFRPFLASEVARLGISAL; via the exons ATGGAGTCATCAGAATCCGAGAAGAGTGAAAGCGGGTCGGGTGTTCAAAACGGGCGTCGGGTCGGGTTAATTTACGATGACAGGATGTGTAAGCATTTTTGTCCTCGTCAAAATGATTTTCACCCCGAAAACCCGATCCGGATCCGCTCCATTTGGGACATGCTTCAGTCTGCTGGCATACACAACAG atGCGTGATTGTAGATGCAAAAGAAGCAGATGATAAGTATTTAGCTTTAGTTCACACCAAAAAGCACATTGATTTGATCAAGAATATTAGCTCCCAAAAATCCTGTTCCCAAAGAAACAGGATTGCTTCGAGGTTTAATTCTATATATTTCAATGAAGGTTCATCCGAAGCTGCTTACCTAGCTGCAGGTTCTGTCATTGAG GTTGCTGAAAAAGTTGCTAAAGGTGAATTGGACTCTGCCTTTGCCATAGTTCGACCTCCTGGACATCATGCAGAACAACATCAGCCTATGGGATTTTGCTTATACAATAATGTTGGAATCGCAACAAGGTTCTTGTTGGATGAAAGA CCGGAGTTAGGAATTAAGAAAATCTTGATCGTCGATTGGGATGTTCATCACGGAAATGGGACCCAAAAAATGTTTTGGAAGGATCCTCGAGTGCTATTTTTCTCCGTACACAG GCACGATTTTGGGAGCTTTTATCCAGCGGGAGATGATGGCTCACATAATATGACGGGAGAAGGTCCAGGTGCAGGATATAATATTAATGTTCCCTGGGAGAATGCTCAGTGTGGAGATGCTGACTATTTGGCAGTTTGGGATCATATATTGATTCCAGTTGCCAAGGAATTCAGTCCGGACCTGGTTATAGTCTCGGCTGGATTTGATGCTG CCATCAATGATCCTCTTGGTGGATGTTGCGTTACACCATCCGGCTTTTCTGTCATGTTGAAAAAG TTGATGGAGTTTGCTGGGGGAAGGATTGTTATGGCATTAGAAGGAGGATACAACCCTGTTTCTATAGCAAATTCTGTACTTGCTTGTGTGAAGGTGTTGCTAGAGGACAAAAATAGGAGTGAAACTTCTAAGAATTGTCCATTTGACTCCACATGGCAAGTGATACGATTG GTTCGTGAAGAATTGTGTCCGTACTGGCCAATACTTGCTGAGAAATTGCCTGAAAAATTGAACAGCAGGAAAGCACCTCAAATTCAG TACCATGGCTCCGACTCAGAAGAGGAgtatgatgatgatgatttgCATAGAGTAGAATCAGAGGAAAATGAGAAGGTTGTTGAGGATGTCATAGAACCCCTATTGAAACTCAAAGTTGATGAACAAATTCGTG ATAATGTGAGCTCTGCTTCTCCTCCTTGGAGATCAAAGCTTTCAAAGGTTGATGTCTGGTATGCTACGTTTGGATCTAATATGAGCAGATCAAGATTTCTATGCTATATTGAAGGCGGACAG ACCGAGGGCATGCGAAAGAAATGTTCAGGCTCAATGGACAAAAGCCAACCAAAAGAAACTGTGTGGAAGACTGTCCCACATCGTTTATTCTTTGGTCATGATTGTACAAGTACTTGGGGCCCTGGAGGAGTTGCTTTTCTGCACCCTGAAAGCACCGAAGGCGATGAAACTCATATGTGTTTATATAAAATTAC GCTTGAGCAGTTCAATGATGTCTTGCTTCAAGAGAACACTTCAAGCATTGACGCAACTTCTCCTTTATTTGATATGAGTGATTTACATTCAGTCACAGACAAGCAGTTCATTTCTGTGGAAGCACTAAAG ACGGGCTGGTACCATAATGTAGTTTACTTGGGAAAGGAAAAAGATATTCCTATACTTACAATGAC GTGCCCTGTTTCCGACATAGAGAGCTTCAGAACCGGGAAGCTTCCACTTTGTCAACCTTGCGAAGGATATGCCAATACATTGGTTAAAGGGCTAACAGAAA TGTCTGACAACCCGACTCATGGATCCAAAAGAAGAAAAGTGGCTAGATACCCACCTCCATCTGCAGTTGGCAAAGAGAAACTTCCTCTATCGAAGTTGACTCAAGAACTGGAGGAAGCAAAAAGCGAGGTTATGTTAGAAAAGATTAATCAGGAGATGGCCAAGAGATTGCTTGAACAAGCCAAACATGAGAAGTACATTGTAGAGTTGAAATCTACTGGTGAAATAGCATCCTTGAAAAGGAAAATTGAAGTGTTAGAGACGGAACTCCAACAACAGAGAGATAGGTTTAAGGAGGCTCTTTCAAATGCAAAGGTTGATGGCTACAATGAGTGTGTGAAGAAGGCCAAAGAGAAGGGCTTGAGATATAAGAAGCTTTTGCTGGATCCTACGTATGACCCCATAGACAATCAGCAAGAAAATTCACTCGTACCCCCTTCAGCTGAAATGCTCAATCATTTGGATGATGTTCCTGACTCTACAGCCACTGTCCCAACTG AGAAGGCTCTATTTGACCTGGCAGATCCGTTATCATACATATCGATGATTGAATTGTTAGCAAAAAATAATTTGAAGAATCAGGTTGTAGGTGTGGTCAGCAAGAAGGGTGATAACGCTACCCTAAAGCCTACATCAAGTCTCTTGAACATCAGGGAAAAGTATAAGCAGTTGAAAGACTGCAAGACGGAGCTTGTGAGGACGAAACATGCTGCTTTTATCTTAGGCTACAAGAAATGCGCCGAACGCATTGGCCAAGGCAATGTTTTTGACCCCTCTAAACACAGTTTCAGACCCTTTCTTGCATCTGAAGTTGCTCGGCTCGGGATTTCAGCACTTTGA
- the LOC141713137 gene encoding histone deacetylase 5 isoform X2, which produces MESSESEKSESGSGVQNGRRVGLIYDDRMCKHFCPRQNDFHPENPIRIRSIWDMLQSAGIHNRCVIVDAKEADDKYLALVHTKKHIDLIKNISSQKSCSQRNRIASRFNSIYFNEGSSEAAYLAAGSVIEVAEKVAKGELDSAFAIVRPPGHHAEQHQPMGFCLYNNVGIATRFLLDERPELGIKKILIVDWDVHHGNGTQKMFWKDPRVLFFSVHRHDFGSFYPAGDDGSHNMTGEGPGAGYNINVPWENAQCGDADYLAVWDHILIPVAKEFSPDLVIVSAGFDAAINDPLGGCCVTPSGFSVMLKKLMEFAGGRIVMALEGGYNPVSIANSVLACVKVLLEDKNRSETSKNCPFDSTWQVIRLVREELCPYWPILAEKLPEKLNSRKAPQIQYHGSDSEEEYDDDDLHRVESEENEKVVEDVIEPLLKLKVDEQIHNVSSASPPWRSKLSKVDVWYATFGSNMSRSRFLCYIEGGQTEGMRKKCSGSMDKSQPKETVWKTVPHRLFFGHDCTSTWGPGGVAFLHPESTEGDETHMCLYKITLEQFNDVLLQENTSSIDATSPLFDMSDLHSVTDKQFISVEALKTGWYHNVVYLGKEKDIPILTMTCPVSDIESFRTGKLPLCQPCEGYANTLVKGLTEMSDNPTHGSKRRKVARYPPPSAVGKEKLPLSKLTQELEEAKSEVMLEKINQEMAKRLLEQAKHEKYIVELKSTGEIASLKRKIEVLETELQQQRDRFKEALSNAKVDGYNECVKKAKEKGLRYKKLLLDPTYDPIDNQQENSLVPPSAEMLNHLDDVPDSTATVPTEKALFDLADPLSYISMIELLAKNNLKNQVVGVVSKKGDNATLKPTSSLLNIREKYKQLKDCKTELVRTKHAAFILGYKKCAERIGQGNVFDPSKHSFRPFLASEVARLGISAL; this is translated from the exons ATGGAGTCATCAGAATCCGAGAAGAGTGAAAGCGGGTCGGGTGTTCAAAACGGGCGTCGGGTCGGGTTAATTTACGATGACAGGATGTGTAAGCATTTTTGTCCTCGTCAAAATGATTTTCACCCCGAAAACCCGATCCGGATCCGCTCCATTTGGGACATGCTTCAGTCTGCTGGCATACACAACAG atGCGTGATTGTAGATGCAAAAGAAGCAGATGATAAGTATTTAGCTTTAGTTCACACCAAAAAGCACATTGATTTGATCAAGAATATTAGCTCCCAAAAATCCTGTTCCCAAAGAAACAGGATTGCTTCGAGGTTTAATTCTATATATTTCAATGAAGGTTCATCCGAAGCTGCTTACCTAGCTGCAGGTTCTGTCATTGAG GTTGCTGAAAAAGTTGCTAAAGGTGAATTGGACTCTGCCTTTGCCATAGTTCGACCTCCTGGACATCATGCAGAACAACATCAGCCTATGGGATTTTGCTTATACAATAATGTTGGAATCGCAACAAGGTTCTTGTTGGATGAAAGA CCGGAGTTAGGAATTAAGAAAATCTTGATCGTCGATTGGGATGTTCATCACGGAAATGGGACCCAAAAAATGTTTTGGAAGGATCCTCGAGTGCTATTTTTCTCCGTACACAG GCACGATTTTGGGAGCTTTTATCCAGCGGGAGATGATGGCTCACATAATATGACGGGAGAAGGTCCAGGTGCAGGATATAATATTAATGTTCCCTGGGAGAATGCTCAGTGTGGAGATGCTGACTATTTGGCAGTTTGGGATCATATATTGATTCCAGTTGCCAAGGAATTCAGTCCGGACCTGGTTATAGTCTCGGCTGGATTTGATGCTG CCATCAATGATCCTCTTGGTGGATGTTGCGTTACACCATCCGGCTTTTCTGTCATGTTGAAAAAG TTGATGGAGTTTGCTGGGGGAAGGATTGTTATGGCATTAGAAGGAGGATACAACCCTGTTTCTATAGCAAATTCTGTACTTGCTTGTGTGAAGGTGTTGCTAGAGGACAAAAATAGGAGTGAAACTTCTAAGAATTGTCCATTTGACTCCACATGGCAAGTGATACGATTG GTTCGTGAAGAATTGTGTCCGTACTGGCCAATACTTGCTGAGAAATTGCCTGAAAAATTGAACAGCAGGAAAGCACCTCAAATTCAG TACCATGGCTCCGACTCAGAAGAGGAgtatgatgatgatgatttgCATAGAGTAGAATCAGAGGAAAATGAGAAGGTTGTTGAGGATGTCATAGAACCCCTATTGAAACTCAAAGTTGATGAACAAATTC ATAATGTGAGCTCTGCTTCTCCTCCTTGGAGATCAAAGCTTTCAAAGGTTGATGTCTGGTATGCTACGTTTGGATCTAATATGAGCAGATCAAGATTTCTATGCTATATTGAAGGCGGACAG ACCGAGGGCATGCGAAAGAAATGTTCAGGCTCAATGGACAAAAGCCAACCAAAAGAAACTGTGTGGAAGACTGTCCCACATCGTTTATTCTTTGGTCATGATTGTACAAGTACTTGGGGCCCTGGAGGAGTTGCTTTTCTGCACCCTGAAAGCACCGAAGGCGATGAAACTCATATGTGTTTATATAAAATTAC GCTTGAGCAGTTCAATGATGTCTTGCTTCAAGAGAACACTTCAAGCATTGACGCAACTTCTCCTTTATTTGATATGAGTGATTTACATTCAGTCACAGACAAGCAGTTCATTTCTGTGGAAGCACTAAAG ACGGGCTGGTACCATAATGTAGTTTACTTGGGAAAGGAAAAAGATATTCCTATACTTACAATGAC GTGCCCTGTTTCCGACATAGAGAGCTTCAGAACCGGGAAGCTTCCACTTTGTCAACCTTGCGAAGGATATGCCAATACATTGGTTAAAGGGCTAACAGAAA TGTCTGACAACCCGACTCATGGATCCAAAAGAAGAAAAGTGGCTAGATACCCACCTCCATCTGCAGTTGGCAAAGAGAAACTTCCTCTATCGAAGTTGACTCAAGAACTGGAGGAAGCAAAAAGCGAGGTTATGTTAGAAAAGATTAATCAGGAGATGGCCAAGAGATTGCTTGAACAAGCCAAACATGAGAAGTACATTGTAGAGTTGAAATCTACTGGTGAAATAGCATCCTTGAAAAGGAAAATTGAAGTGTTAGAGACGGAACTCCAACAACAGAGAGATAGGTTTAAGGAGGCTCTTTCAAATGCAAAGGTTGATGGCTACAATGAGTGTGTGAAGAAGGCCAAAGAGAAGGGCTTGAGATATAAGAAGCTTTTGCTGGATCCTACGTATGACCCCATAGACAATCAGCAAGAAAATTCACTCGTACCCCCTTCAGCTGAAATGCTCAATCATTTGGATGATGTTCCTGACTCTACAGCCACTGTCCCAACTG AGAAGGCTCTATTTGACCTGGCAGATCCGTTATCATACATATCGATGATTGAATTGTTAGCAAAAAATAATTTGAAGAATCAGGTTGTAGGTGTGGTCAGCAAGAAGGGTGATAACGCTACCCTAAAGCCTACATCAAGTCTCTTGAACATCAGGGAAAAGTATAAGCAGTTGAAAGACTGCAAGACGGAGCTTGTGAGGACGAAACATGCTGCTTTTATCTTAGGCTACAAGAAATGCGCCGAACGCATTGGCCAAGGCAATGTTTTTGACCCCTCTAAACACAGTTTCAGACCCTTTCTTGCATCTGAAGTTGCTCGGCTCGGGATTTCAGCACTTTGA
- the LOC141713137 gene encoding histone deacetylase 5 isoform X3, with protein MESSESEKSESGSGVQNGRRVGLIYDDRMCKHFCPRQNDFHPENPIRIRSIWDMLQSAGIHNRCVIVDAKEADDKYLALVHTKKHIDLIKNISSQKSCSQRNRIASRFNSIYFNEGSSEAAYLAAGSVIEVAEKVAKGELDSAFAIVRPPGHHAEQHQPMGFCLYNNVGIATRFLLDERPELGIKKILIVDWDVHHGNGTQKMFWKDPRVLFFSVHRHDFGSFYPAGDDGSHNMTGEGPGAGYNINVPWENAQCGDADYLAVWDHILIPVAKEFSPDLVIVSAGFDAAINDPLGGCCVTPSGFSVMLKKLMEFAGGRIVMALEGGYNPVSIANSVLACVKVLLEDKNRSETSKNCPFDSTWQVIRLVREELCPYWPILAEKLPEKLNSRKAPQIQYHGSDSEEEYDDDDLHRVESEENEKVVEDVIEPLLKLKVDEQIRDNVSSASPPWRSKLSKVDVWYATFGSNMSRSRFLCYIEGGQTEGMRKKCSGSMDKSQPKETVWKTVPHRLFFGHDCTSTWGPGGVAFLHPESTEGDETHMCLYKITLEQFNDVLLQENTSSIDATSPLFDMSDLHSVTDKQFISVEALKTGWYHNVVYLGKEKDIPILTMTCPVSDIESFRTGKLPLCQPCEGYANTLVKGLTESKRLSKDAAISYIKEAYSKTL; from the exons ATGGAGTCATCAGAATCCGAGAAGAGTGAAAGCGGGTCGGGTGTTCAAAACGGGCGTCGGGTCGGGTTAATTTACGATGACAGGATGTGTAAGCATTTTTGTCCTCGTCAAAATGATTTTCACCCCGAAAACCCGATCCGGATCCGCTCCATTTGGGACATGCTTCAGTCTGCTGGCATACACAACAG atGCGTGATTGTAGATGCAAAAGAAGCAGATGATAAGTATTTAGCTTTAGTTCACACCAAAAAGCACATTGATTTGATCAAGAATATTAGCTCCCAAAAATCCTGTTCCCAAAGAAACAGGATTGCTTCGAGGTTTAATTCTATATATTTCAATGAAGGTTCATCCGAAGCTGCTTACCTAGCTGCAGGTTCTGTCATTGAG GTTGCTGAAAAAGTTGCTAAAGGTGAATTGGACTCTGCCTTTGCCATAGTTCGACCTCCTGGACATCATGCAGAACAACATCAGCCTATGGGATTTTGCTTATACAATAATGTTGGAATCGCAACAAGGTTCTTGTTGGATGAAAGA CCGGAGTTAGGAATTAAGAAAATCTTGATCGTCGATTGGGATGTTCATCACGGAAATGGGACCCAAAAAATGTTTTGGAAGGATCCTCGAGTGCTATTTTTCTCCGTACACAG GCACGATTTTGGGAGCTTTTATCCAGCGGGAGATGATGGCTCACATAATATGACGGGAGAAGGTCCAGGTGCAGGATATAATATTAATGTTCCCTGGGAGAATGCTCAGTGTGGAGATGCTGACTATTTGGCAGTTTGGGATCATATATTGATTCCAGTTGCCAAGGAATTCAGTCCGGACCTGGTTATAGTCTCGGCTGGATTTGATGCTG CCATCAATGATCCTCTTGGTGGATGTTGCGTTACACCATCCGGCTTTTCTGTCATGTTGAAAAAG TTGATGGAGTTTGCTGGGGGAAGGATTGTTATGGCATTAGAAGGAGGATACAACCCTGTTTCTATAGCAAATTCTGTACTTGCTTGTGTGAAGGTGTTGCTAGAGGACAAAAATAGGAGTGAAACTTCTAAGAATTGTCCATTTGACTCCACATGGCAAGTGATACGATTG GTTCGTGAAGAATTGTGTCCGTACTGGCCAATACTTGCTGAGAAATTGCCTGAAAAATTGAACAGCAGGAAAGCACCTCAAATTCAG TACCATGGCTCCGACTCAGAAGAGGAgtatgatgatgatgatttgCATAGAGTAGAATCAGAGGAAAATGAGAAGGTTGTTGAGGATGTCATAGAACCCCTATTGAAACTCAAAGTTGATGAACAAATTCGTG ATAATGTGAGCTCTGCTTCTCCTCCTTGGAGATCAAAGCTTTCAAAGGTTGATGTCTGGTATGCTACGTTTGGATCTAATATGAGCAGATCAAGATTTCTATGCTATATTGAAGGCGGACAG ACCGAGGGCATGCGAAAGAAATGTTCAGGCTCAATGGACAAAAGCCAACCAAAAGAAACTGTGTGGAAGACTGTCCCACATCGTTTATTCTTTGGTCATGATTGTACAAGTACTTGGGGCCCTGGAGGAGTTGCTTTTCTGCACCCTGAAAGCACCGAAGGCGATGAAACTCATATGTGTTTATATAAAATTAC GCTTGAGCAGTTCAATGATGTCTTGCTTCAAGAGAACACTTCAAGCATTGACGCAACTTCTCCTTTATTTGATATGAGTGATTTACATTCAGTCACAGACAAGCAGTTCATTTCTGTGGAAGCACTAAAG ACGGGCTGGTACCATAATGTAGTTTACTTGGGAAAGGAAAAAGATATTCCTATACTTACAATGAC GTGCCCTGTTTCCGACATAGAGAGCTTCAGAACCGGGAAGCTTCCACTTTGTCAACCTTGCGAAGGATATGCCAATACATTGGTTAAAGGGCTAACAGAAAGTAAGCGGCTTTCAAAAGACGCAGCTATTTCTTACATTAAGGAAGCTTATTCTAAAACATTGTAA
- the LOC141713137 gene encoding histone deacetylase 5 isoform X4, translating into MESSESEKSESGSGVQNGRRVGLIYDDRMCKHFCPRQNDFHPENPIRIRSIWDMLQSAGIHNRCVIVDAKEADDKYLALVHTKKHIDLIKNISSQKSCSQRNRIASRFNSIYFNEGSSEAAYLAAGSVIEVAEKVAKGELDSAFAIVRPPGHHAEQHQPMGFCLYNNVGIATRFLLDERPELGIKKILIVDWDVHHGNGTQKMFWKDPRVLFFSVHRHDFGSFYPAGDDGSHNMTGEGPGAGYNINVPWENAQCGDADYLAVWDHILIPVAKEFSPDLVIVSAGFDAAINDPLGGCCVTPSGFSVMLKKLMEFAGGRIVMALEGGYNPVSIANSVLACVKVLLEDKNRSETSKNCPFDSTWQVIRLVREELCPYWPILAEKLPEKLNSRKAPQIQYHGSDSEEEYDDDDLHRVESEENEKVVEDVIEPLLKLKVDEQIHNVSSASPPWRSKLSKVDVWYATFGSNMSRSRFLCYIEGGQTEGMRKKCSGSMDKSQPKETVWKTVPHRLFFGHDCTSTWGPGGVAFLHPESTEGDETHMCLYKITLEQFNDVLLQENTSSIDATSPLFDMSDLHSVTDKQFISVEALKTGWYHNVVYLGKEKDIPILTMTCPVSDIESFRTGKLPLCQPCEGYANTLVKGLTESKRLSKDAAISYIKEAYSKTL; encoded by the exons ATGGAGTCATCAGAATCCGAGAAGAGTGAAAGCGGGTCGGGTGTTCAAAACGGGCGTCGGGTCGGGTTAATTTACGATGACAGGATGTGTAAGCATTTTTGTCCTCGTCAAAATGATTTTCACCCCGAAAACCCGATCCGGATCCGCTCCATTTGGGACATGCTTCAGTCTGCTGGCATACACAACAG atGCGTGATTGTAGATGCAAAAGAAGCAGATGATAAGTATTTAGCTTTAGTTCACACCAAAAAGCACATTGATTTGATCAAGAATATTAGCTCCCAAAAATCCTGTTCCCAAAGAAACAGGATTGCTTCGAGGTTTAATTCTATATATTTCAATGAAGGTTCATCCGAAGCTGCTTACCTAGCTGCAGGTTCTGTCATTGAG GTTGCTGAAAAAGTTGCTAAAGGTGAATTGGACTCTGCCTTTGCCATAGTTCGACCTCCTGGACATCATGCAGAACAACATCAGCCTATGGGATTTTGCTTATACAATAATGTTGGAATCGCAACAAGGTTCTTGTTGGATGAAAGA CCGGAGTTAGGAATTAAGAAAATCTTGATCGTCGATTGGGATGTTCATCACGGAAATGGGACCCAAAAAATGTTTTGGAAGGATCCTCGAGTGCTATTTTTCTCCGTACACAG GCACGATTTTGGGAGCTTTTATCCAGCGGGAGATGATGGCTCACATAATATGACGGGAGAAGGTCCAGGTGCAGGATATAATATTAATGTTCCCTGGGAGAATGCTCAGTGTGGAGATGCTGACTATTTGGCAGTTTGGGATCATATATTGATTCCAGTTGCCAAGGAATTCAGTCCGGACCTGGTTATAGTCTCGGCTGGATTTGATGCTG CCATCAATGATCCTCTTGGTGGATGTTGCGTTACACCATCCGGCTTTTCTGTCATGTTGAAAAAG TTGATGGAGTTTGCTGGGGGAAGGATTGTTATGGCATTAGAAGGAGGATACAACCCTGTTTCTATAGCAAATTCTGTACTTGCTTGTGTGAAGGTGTTGCTAGAGGACAAAAATAGGAGTGAAACTTCTAAGAATTGTCCATTTGACTCCACATGGCAAGTGATACGATTG GTTCGTGAAGAATTGTGTCCGTACTGGCCAATACTTGCTGAGAAATTGCCTGAAAAATTGAACAGCAGGAAAGCACCTCAAATTCAG TACCATGGCTCCGACTCAGAAGAGGAgtatgatgatgatgatttgCATAGAGTAGAATCAGAGGAAAATGAGAAGGTTGTTGAGGATGTCATAGAACCCCTATTGAAACTCAAAGTTGATGAACAAATTC ATAATGTGAGCTCTGCTTCTCCTCCTTGGAGATCAAAGCTTTCAAAGGTTGATGTCTGGTATGCTACGTTTGGATCTAATATGAGCAGATCAAGATTTCTATGCTATATTGAAGGCGGACAG ACCGAGGGCATGCGAAAGAAATGTTCAGGCTCAATGGACAAAAGCCAACCAAAAGAAACTGTGTGGAAGACTGTCCCACATCGTTTATTCTTTGGTCATGATTGTACAAGTACTTGGGGCCCTGGAGGAGTTGCTTTTCTGCACCCTGAAAGCACCGAAGGCGATGAAACTCATATGTGTTTATATAAAATTAC GCTTGAGCAGTTCAATGATGTCTTGCTTCAAGAGAACACTTCAAGCATTGACGCAACTTCTCCTTTATTTGATATGAGTGATTTACATTCAGTCACAGACAAGCAGTTCATTTCTGTGGAAGCACTAAAG ACGGGCTGGTACCATAATGTAGTTTACTTGGGAAAGGAAAAAGATATTCCTATACTTACAATGAC GTGCCCTGTTTCCGACATAGAGAGCTTCAGAACCGGGAAGCTTCCACTTTGTCAACCTTGCGAAGGATATGCCAATACATTGGTTAAAGGGCTAACAGAAAGTAAGCGGCTTTCAAAAGACGCAGCTATTTCTTACATTAAGGAAGCTTATTCTAAAACATTGTAA